From a single Vampirovibrio chlorellavorus genomic region:
- a CDS encoding S1C family serine protease produces MRHPEQPTPSDASESLTASSASERANHFKHVGWQFNLIKLGKLVAFSFGVTVLSTLMSCVWQWPWGDHASAPTGTAPVLAAPEAATLTPDEKININIYRNTSPAVVNISSTVLSLDMFSNIIPEKGSGSGMIITPDGYILTNGHVVEDAQQLEVTLLDGKVFKAKLIGGDLSKDVALIKIDPGAVKLPTIQMGNSDHLEVGQNVYAIGNPFGLNSTLTTGVISSLGRTLKAPNGRLIEGIIQTDAAINPGNSGGPLLNSSGQLIGINTAIFSPSGSNAGIGFAVPANTARRIAEDLIAYGRVICPFLGVEVGMEINPYMAKALQLPVSRGLLVTRLVPNGPAAQAGLKAANQVLVVGNRQIPVGGDIIVAYDGKPAESADRFMNYVESKRPGDTLSLKINRNGTPLSLSVKLAERPR; encoded by the coding sequence ATGCGCCATCCTGAACAGCCCACCCCTTCTGATGCCTCTGAATCCCTGACCGCTTCGTCCGCTTCGGAACGGGCCAATCACTTCAAGCACGTTGGTTGGCAATTCAATCTGATCAAACTGGGGAAGCTGGTGGCGTTTTCTTTTGGGGTTACCGTACTCAGCACCCTGATGAGCTGTGTGTGGCAATGGCCGTGGGGAGATCACGCCAGCGCTCCCACAGGAACTGCCCCTGTTCTGGCCGCCCCGGAGGCCGCGACATTAACCCCCGATGAAAAAATCAACATCAATATTTACCGCAACACCAGCCCTGCGGTGGTCAATATCAGTAGCACCGTGTTGTCCCTGGACATGTTTTCCAACATCATCCCGGAGAAAGGGTCGGGTTCCGGGATGATCATCACCCCGGACGGCTACATCCTGACCAACGGGCACGTGGTGGAAGATGCCCAGCAACTGGAAGTGACCCTGCTGGACGGTAAAGTCTTCAAGGCCAAACTGATTGGCGGCGATTTGAGTAAGGATGTGGCCCTGATCAAGATCGATCCGGGCGCTGTCAAGCTGCCCACCATTCAAATGGGCAATTCCGATCATCTGGAGGTGGGGCAGAATGTGTACGCCATTGGCAACCCCTTTGGCCTGAACAGCACCCTGACCACCGGGGTGATCAGCAGTCTTGGGCGAACCCTCAAGGCGCCCAATGGTCGCCTGATTGAAGGGATTATTCAGACGGACGCCGCCATTAACCCTGGCAATTCAGGGGGGCCGTTGCTCAATAGTTCCGGGCAGCTGATTGGCATTAATACAGCCATTTTCAGCCCCTCAGGCAGCAATGCGGGCATCGGCTTTGCCGTTCCCGCCAATACCGCCCGGCGCATCGCCGAAGACCTGATTGCCTATGGCCGGGTCATTTGTCCTTTTCTGGGCGTGGAAGTGGGCATGGAAATCAACCCTTACATGGCAAAAGCGCTACAACTCCCAGTCTCCAGGGGCTTGTTGGTCACCCGGCTTGTGCCCAACGGGCCAGCGGCTCAAGCGGGCCTGAAGGCGGCCAATCAGGTGCTGGTTGTTGGGAACCGCCAGATTCCGGTGGGCGGGGACATCATTGTGGCTTACGATGGCAAACCGGCTGAAAGTGCCGATCGCTTCATGAACTACGTGGAGTCCAAGCGTCCCGGCGATACGCTGAGCCTTAAGATCAATCGCAATGGAACACCGCTCAGTTTAAGCGTCAAACTGGCAGAACGGCCCCGCTAA
- the serA gene encoding phosphoglycerate dehydrogenase — MPKPVVLITDNINPKAKDILAESCEVIFEPKLSHEELLAKIATVDGLMIRSASTVSADVLARAQRLRIVGRAGVGTDNVDVTTATKQGVIVINSPEGNTVAASEHTIGMLMALVRHIPQGDASLKSGQWIRNKLVGVEVYGKTLGVVGLGKIGRRVAKACLAMGMKVNVFDPFLSKAMAEELGVQVVSIDDIIEKSDFITIHAPKTKDTQNLFNRDTFARCKPGVRIVNCARGGIINEADLAEAIRTGQVAGAALDVFEQEPPDMNGPLFQLGDHAYKLVLTPHLGASTEEAQVNVALDVAQQIKDFFAHGFAKSAVNIPLLRQELLDPIKHYMPMAEVLGNFIRQRAQGAAQAIEITAKGDLGKHAIEPLSLAVLKGLLSTAKEGVNYVNAPSIAEESGIQVKTATTKNAGNYLNLLEVKMVTEDRTYTVAGTLISDEIFRIVDMDGYQMALKATPHVLITPHHDRPGMIAQVATVLGATGINISALQVARSGPEAGGESIMVFNLDNAPSEALLSQIRQLEGIYDSLAISL, encoded by the coding sequence ATGCCTAAACCCGTTGTCCTGATTACCGATAACATCAACCCCAAGGCCAAAGACATTCTGGCGGAGAGCTGCGAGGTAATTTTTGAGCCCAAACTCAGCCATGAAGAATTACTAGCAAAGATTGCAACCGTGGATGGCCTGATGATTCGCAGCGCCTCCACCGTATCCGCCGATGTGTTAGCCCGGGCCCAGCGTTTGCGCATTGTGGGCCGGGCTGGCGTGGGCACCGATAACGTGGATGTGACCACGGCCACCAAGCAGGGCGTCATCGTCATCAACTCCCCGGAAGGCAATACCGTTGCCGCTTCCGAGCATACCATCGGCATGCTGATGGCCCTGGTCCGGCACATTCCACAAGGCGACGCTTCCTTGAAAAGCGGGCAGTGGATTCGCAACAAACTGGTCGGCGTCGAAGTTTACGGCAAAACCCTGGGCGTGGTGGGTCTGGGGAAAATCGGTCGCCGGGTGGCCAAAGCCTGTCTGGCCATGGGGATGAAGGTCAACGTCTTCGATCCGTTCCTCTCCAAAGCCATGGCGGAAGAGCTGGGTGTACAGGTGGTCAGTATTGATGACATCATCGAAAAATCGGATTTCATTACCATCCACGCCCCCAAGACCAAGGACACCCAGAATCTGTTTAACCGGGACACCTTTGCCCGCTGCAAGCCCGGCGTGCGAATCGTCAATTGCGCTCGGGGCGGTATCATTAATGAAGCCGATCTTGCGGAGGCCATCAGGACCGGTCAGGTGGCTGGGGCCGCTTTGGATGTGTTCGAGCAGGAGCCGCCGGATATGAACGGCCCGCTCTTTCAGTTGGGCGATCACGCCTATAAGCTGGTCCTCACGCCGCACTTGGGGGCCAGCACCGAGGAAGCCCAGGTCAATGTGGCTTTGGACGTGGCCCAGCAGATCAAGGACTTTTTTGCTCACGGTTTTGCCAAAAGCGCGGTCAATATTCCGCTGCTGCGGCAAGAGCTGCTGGACCCCATCAAGCACTATATGCCCATGGCTGAAGTGCTTGGGAATTTTATCCGACAGCGGGCCCAGGGGGCAGCGCAGGCCATTGAAATCACAGCCAAAGGCGATTTGGGCAAGCATGCTATCGAGCCCTTGAGTCTGGCCGTGTTAAAGGGGCTGTTATCCACCGCCAAAGAGGGGGTAAACTACGTCAACGCCCCCAGCATTGCCGAGGAAAGTGGGATTCAGGTCAAAACGGCCACCACCAAAAACGCCGGCAACTACCTGAACTTGCTGGAAGTGAAGATGGTAACCGAAGATCGCACTTACACGGTGGCCGGAACGCTTATTTCGGATGAGATTTTCCGCATTGTGGATATGGACGGCTACCAAATGGCCCTGAAAGCCACCCCTCATGTGCTGATCACCCCGCACCATGACCGTCCGGGGATGATTGCGCAGGTGGCGACCGTCTTGGGAGCTACTGGCATCAACATCAGCGCTTTGCAGGTGGCCCGCAGTGGCCCTGAAGCGGGCGGAGAATCCATCATGGTCTTCAATCTGGATAATGCCCCGTCCGAAGCACTGCTCAGCCAAATTCGGCAACTTGAAGGCATTTACGACAGTCTGGCCATCAGTTTATAG
- a CDS encoding ABC transporter ATP-binding protein: MSDEAVSQQPPISPSSDDVLIRVSNVRKSYGNKVVLKDISFEVRAHETLGIIGISGCGKSTLLKIISNLETPDSGSVELSDPNYSLVFQYSALFDSLNVFENVAFSLLERPDRDYEKALIQSNREHRKYSQQEIKAIVAEKLQMVGLEGIENRYPNELSGGMQKRVSFARAIVSRPRIILYDEPTAGLDPIASTVIEDYIRKLRDDLSAASVVVTHQFSTIHRTDRLILLHDGEICWEGTPQELFRSRNPYARQFSQASLEGPMTDQE; encoded by the coding sequence ATGTCGGATGAGGCAGTCAGCCAGCAGCCACCAATTTCCCCTTCCTCGGATGATGTGTTAATCCGGGTCAGTAACGTGCGCAAGTCCTACGGCAACAAGGTGGTGCTGAAGGACATCAGTTTTGAGGTCCGGGCCCACGAAACCCTGGGCATTATCGGCATCAGTGGCTGTGGGAAAAGCACCCTGCTCAAGATCATCAGCAATCTGGAAACACCAGACAGCGGCTCCGTAGAGCTATCTGACCCGAACTACAGCCTGGTATTCCAGTACTCGGCCCTGTTTGACTCCCTGAACGTTTTTGAGAACGTGGCCTTTTCACTGCTGGAGCGCCCCGATCGGGATTATGAAAAAGCCCTCATTCAAAGCAATCGAGAGCATCGAAAGTATTCGCAGCAGGAAATCAAGGCCATTGTGGCTGAAAAACTGCAAATGGTTGGGCTGGAAGGAATTGAGAACCGCTATCCCAACGAATTATCGGGCGGCATGCAGAAGCGGGTCAGCTTTGCCCGGGCCATTGTCAGTCGTCCGCGGATTATTTTGTACGATGAGCCCACGGCGGGATTGGACCCCATTGCATCCACCGTGATTGAGGACTATATTCGCAAGCTGCGGGATGACCTGAGTGCGGCCAGTGTGGTGGTAACCCACCAGTTTTCCACCATCCATCGCACCGACCGCCTTATTTTGCTGCATGATGGCGAAATTTGCTGGGAGGGCACCCCGCAGGAGTTGTTCCGCTCCCGGAATCCCTATGCCCGCCAGTTCTCTCAGGCCAGCCTGGAAGGCCCCATGACCGACCAGGAGTAA
- the rpsG gene encoding 30S ribosomal protein S7 encodes MSRRSKPKKRIPMPDSIYNDVEVAKFINRLMMKGKKSVAERIFYDAIELLEGKTDDKGIDVFRKSLRKAKPLVRVKARRVGGSTYQVPIEVREDEGLAIGSRWLIEYARKRKGRSMTEKLAAELLDIYRGTGATVKKREETHKMAEANKAFAHYRF; translated from the coding sequence ATGTCGCGTCGCTCGAAACCGAAAAAACGCATCCCAATGCCTGATTCCATTTACAACGATGTGGAAGTGGCCAAATTTATCAACCGCCTCATGATGAAGGGCAAGAAAAGCGTCGCTGAGCGTATTTTCTACGATGCGATCGAGCTGCTGGAAGGCAAGACCGACGATAAAGGGATCGATGTATTCCGCAAGTCCTTGCGCAAAGCCAAGCCGCTGGTTCGGGTAAAAGCTCGCCGGGTGGGAGGTTCTACGTACCAGGTGCCCATCGAAGTTCGTGAAGATGAAGGGTTGGCCATTGGCTCCCGCTGGTTGATTGAATACGCCAGAAAGCGTAAAGGTCGCTCCATGACCGAAAAGCTGGCTGCCGAGCTTCTGGACATTTACCGTGGTACTGGCGCTACCGTCAAAAAGCGGGAAGAAACCCATAAAATGGCCGAAGCCAACAAGGCCTTTGCCCACTACCGCTTCTAA
- a CDS encoding UbiA-like polyprenyltransferase encodes MASGLSKSTLGARLAEYAELVKFEHTVFALPFALSAMLLAVPDSQWPSPWTVLWVVLCMVGGRTYAMGLNRLIDAPIDGQNPRTQNRSIPAGRVKAREAWLLVFASALLFIGAAWQLPLICRLLLPVAFAILTLYSYMKLFSPLAHLVLGVALGSSAVGGWLAVTGALAWQPVVFGFAVVFWVAGFDVIYACQDYEFDKEAGLKSIPVALGLTGALRLSRIFHSLTVALLVGFALGYAVGPLFWVAIALTAGMLIYEHRLIRGDAQNPIRLEKVNEAFFTINGRISMAVFALVLLDKWISGLTGP; translated from the coding sequence ATGGCAAGCGGTCTTTCAAAGTCCACACTTGGGGCTCGTTTGGCGGAATACGCCGAACTGGTCAAGTTTGAGCATACCGTATTTGCCTTGCCCTTTGCCTTGTCCGCCATGCTCTTGGCGGTGCCCGATTCCCAATGGCCTTCCCCCTGGACGGTTTTATGGGTGGTGCTGTGCATGGTGGGTGGCCGCACTTACGCCATGGGCCTGAATCGGTTGATTGACGCCCCTATTGATGGCCAGAATCCACGCACCCAAAACCGTTCCATTCCGGCCGGGCGGGTAAAAGCACGGGAGGCGTGGCTGTTGGTTTTTGCCTCCGCCCTCCTGTTCATAGGCGCGGCCTGGCAACTACCGCTGATTTGTCGCCTGTTGCTGCCAGTGGCTTTCGCCATTTTGACCCTTTACTCCTATATGAAGCTATTTTCGCCCCTGGCCCATTTGGTCTTGGGGGTGGCCTTGGGCTCTTCAGCGGTAGGAGGCTGGCTGGCGGTGACCGGGGCCCTTGCCTGGCAACCTGTGGTGTTCGGCTTTGCGGTGGTTTTTTGGGTGGCTGGCTTTGATGTGATATACGCCTGTCAGGATTACGAGTTTGATAAAGAGGCCGGGTTGAAAAGCATCCCGGTGGCCTTGGGATTGACCGGAGCCTTGCGCCTGAGCCGGATTTTTCACAGCTTAACGGTGGCCTTACTGGTTGGTTTCGCCCTGGGCTATGCGGTGGGGCCACTATTCTGGGTGGCCATTGCCTTGACTGCCGGTATGTTGATCTACGAACATCGCCTGATTCGCGGGGACGCCCAAAATCCGATTCGGCTGGAGAAGGTCAATGAGGCCTTTTTCACCATCAACGGGCGAATCAGCATGGCGGTTTTTGCGCTGGTATTACTGGATAAGTGGATCTCCGGGCTGACAGGGCCCTGA
- the fusA gene encoding elongation factor G, translating into MARKIQLEKVRNIGIAAHIDAGKTTTTERILYYTGKVHKIGEVHEGTAVTDWMEQERERGITITSAAITSSWKNHQINIIDTPGHVDFTIEVERSLRVLDGVVAVFCAVGGVQSQSETVWRQADRYKVPRMVFVNKMDRTGANFERVVGQITGRLGANAHPIQLPIGAEDQMTGIIDLIEMKAHIYKNDLGTDIEVTEIPADYADQAAAARESLVEAIVEHDDVLMEKYLGGEEISVEELKKALRKAVCDVKIVPVVCGTAFKNKGVQLLLDAVIDYLPSPIDVPSIQGKNLDGSDAERKSSDDEPFAALAFKIMTDPYVGRLTFCRVYSGVLQSGSYVSNATKGKKERISRLVQMEADDRKEIDEIRAGDICAVVGLKDTTTGDTLCAENAPVILESIHIPDPVIEVAIEPKTKADQEKLGNSMSKLAEEDPTFRVRVDQETGQTVIAGMGELHLEIIVDRLLREFKVEANVGKPQVAYRETITKTVEVEGKYVRQSGGRGQYGHVWIRLEPQERGTGFVFENKIVGGTVPREYVGPASKGIEEALQGGVIAGFEVIDVKATLFDGSYHDVDSNEMAFKIAGSMAAKAGVPKAGPQLLEPVMKVDVEVPEDFMGDVIGDLSSRRGRIEGMEPIPGTGTQKIRSMVPLAEMFGYATDIRSKTQGRGTFAMEFAHYEPMPNNIAEPLIAKFRGQAAAAN; encoded by the coding sequence GTGGCCAGAAAAATTCAACTCGAAAAAGTCCGCAACATCGGGATTGCCGCGCACATCGACGCTGGTAAAACCACCACCACCGAGCGGATTTTATACTACACCGGTAAAGTCCACAAAATTGGTGAAGTTCACGAAGGAACAGCTGTAACCGACTGGATGGAGCAAGAACGGGAGCGTGGCATTACCATCACTTCCGCCGCCATTACCTCCAGTTGGAAAAATCACCAGATCAATATCATCGACACCCCTGGCCACGTAGACTTCACCATTGAAGTAGAACGTTCCTTGCGGGTACTGGACGGCGTGGTTGCCGTATTCTGCGCCGTGGGTGGCGTCCAGTCCCAGTCCGAAACCGTGTGGCGTCAAGCGGATCGCTACAAGGTTCCCCGCATGGTGTTTGTGAATAAAATGGACCGTACCGGCGCCAACTTTGAGCGGGTAGTCGGCCAGATCACCGGTCGTCTGGGTGCCAATGCCCATCCCATTCAGTTGCCCATCGGCGCTGAAGACCAAATGACCGGCATCATCGATCTGATCGAAATGAAAGCCCATATCTATAAAAACGATTTGGGAACCGACATTGAAGTCACTGAAATCCCCGCCGATTACGCCGACCAAGCCGCAGCTGCCCGTGAAAGTTTGGTAGAGGCCATCGTGGAACATGATGACGTCTTGATGGAAAAATACCTGGGTGGCGAAGAAATTTCCGTCGAAGAATTGAAAAAAGCCCTGCGTAAAGCAGTTTGCGACGTAAAAATCGTGCCTGTGGTCTGCGGTACCGCTTTCAAGAACAAGGGTGTCCAGTTGTTGCTGGATGCCGTCATCGACTACCTGCCTTCCCCCATCGACGTTCCCAGCATTCAGGGTAAAAACCTGGATGGCAGTGACGCTGAGCGCAAGAGCAGCGATGACGAACCGTTTGCCGCACTGGCGTTTAAAATTATGACCGATCCTTATGTGGGTCGTTTGACGTTCTGCCGGGTCTACAGCGGTGTGCTGCAATCCGGTAGCTATGTTTCTAACGCCACTAAGGGCAAAAAAGAGCGCATCAGCCGTCTGGTTCAGATGGAAGCCGATGATCGTAAAGAGATCGATGAAATCCGCGCGGGCGACATTTGCGCGGTAGTGGGCTTGAAAGACACCACCACCGGCGACACGTTGTGCGCTGAGAACGCACCGGTTATTCTGGAGTCGATTCACATTCCCGATCCGGTAATTGAAGTTGCCATTGAGCCCAAAACCAAGGCTGACCAGGAAAAGCTGGGCAACTCCATGTCCAAGCTGGCCGAGGAAGATCCCACCTTCCGGGTACGTGTTGATCAGGAAACCGGTCAAACCGTTATCGCCGGGATGGGCGAGCTTCACCTGGAAATCATCGTGGACCGTCTGTTGCGTGAATTCAAGGTGGAAGCCAACGTCGGTAAACCGCAGGTGGCCTACCGTGAAACCATTACCAAAACCGTGGAAGTGGAAGGCAAATACGTCCGTCAGTCCGGTGGTCGTGGTCAATACGGTCACGTCTGGATCCGTCTGGAGCCCCAAGAGCGTGGCACCGGCTTCGTCTTCGAAAATAAGATTGTGGGCGGTACCGTTCCCAGAGAATACGTGGGCCCTGCCTCCAAAGGGATTGAAGAAGCCCTGCAAGGCGGCGTAATCGCTGGTTTTGAAGTGATCGACGTGAAAGCCACCCTGTTCGATGGTAGCTACCACGATGTGGACTCCAACGAGATGGCCTTTAAAATCGCCGGTTCTATGGCCGCTAAAGCGGGCGTTCCCAAAGCGGGTCCGCAATTGCTGGAGCCTGTGATGAAGGTGGACGTTGAAGTGCCCGAGGACTTCATGGGCGATGTCATTGGTGACTTGTCCAGCCGTCGTGGCCGGATTGAAGGGATGGAGCCCATTCCGGGCACCGGTACCCAAAAAATTCGCTCCATGGTGCCTCTGGCTGAGATGTTCGGTTACGCTACCGACATCCGCAGCAAAACCCAGGGCCGTGGTACCTTCGCAATGGAATTCGCTCACTACGAGCCCATGCCGAACAACATCGCCGAACCTCTGATCGCCAAGTTCAGAGGGCAGGCTGCCGCCGCCAACTAG
- a CDS encoding response regulator transcription factor — MAKIIVVDDDLAIQTLIKVNLELQKHRVLTANDGVEGYALIQQELPDLIILDVMMPNADGYTVCQRVRKNPATEHIPVLMLTALGVVEDKVKGFDVGADDYLVKPFELPELQVRVRALLRRSGQLPKSATATEILSVGDITLIPENLEVKIQHSIAKLTPTEFEILNCLVQNHHQAISLSKLLQDVWGYSPDDDVETIRVHVRHLRSKLDKVSGGKSYVETIYGGGYRLIPEGLLKNKSK, encoded by the coding sequence ATGGCTAAAATTATTGTGGTGGATGACGATTTGGCCATCCAGACTCTTATTAAAGTCAATCTGGAGCTGCAAAAGCATCGGGTTTTAACCGCTAACGACGGTGTGGAAGGCTACGCCCTTATTCAGCAAGAGCTGCCAGACCTGATTATTCTGGATGTGATGATGCCCAACGCGGACGGCTACACGGTGTGCCAGCGGGTGCGTAAAAATCCGGCCACCGAACATATCCCGGTGCTGATGTTGACGGCCCTGGGCGTGGTGGAGGACAAGGTCAAAGGCTTTGATGTGGGAGCCGATGACTATCTGGTAAAGCCCTTTGAGCTGCCAGAGCTGCAAGTGCGGGTGCGGGCCTTGCTCCGTCGCAGCGGTCAATTGCCCAAGTCGGCCACCGCCACGGAAATCCTGTCTGTGGGTGATATCACCCTGATTCCGGAAAACCTGGAAGTTAAAATCCAGCACAGCATTGCCAAATTGACCCCCACGGAGTTTGAAATCCTGAATTGTCTGGTGCAAAATCACCATCAGGCCATTTCCCTCAGTAAGCTGCTGCAAGATGTCTGGGGCTATTCTCCCGATGATGACGTGGAGACCATTCGGGTGCATGTTCGGCACCTGCGGAGTAAGCTGGACAAGGTTTCCGGTGGAAAAAGCTATGTGGAGACCATCTACGGGGGAGGCTACCGCCTTATCCCGGAAGGATTGCTCAAAAACAAAAGCAAGTAG
- a CDS encoding MlaE family ABC transporter permease, with translation MMTKPQPEKLRLFPFTRRALTAMGREWSVFLDTLGTAVYNAREIGGFFLTGRFGFKQFVQQLAFVGIDTIGISLIMVVFSGMVISLQISKEMVRQGAADYVGALVSLAMIRELAPIMTSFSVIAMAGSAYAAELSTMQITNQVSALRVLHVNPIRYLVMPRVLAGIVALPLMTVITAVAGIAGGMIIASLVADLSYGKYLDSVWHQIELRDIIAMMLKSSVFGFIVFSMATTIGINTTGGSREVGVATTRAVVWSFVLMAIFDYVLTFLIYGTK, from the coding sequence ATGATGACCAAACCTCAGCCAGAAAAACTCCGATTATTTCCGTTCACCCGTCGCGCCTTAACGGCGATGGGTCGAGAGTGGAGCGTGTTTCTGGACACCCTGGGCACGGCCGTTTACAACGCCCGGGAAATTGGCGGATTCTTCCTCACCGGACGGTTTGGCTTCAAGCAGTTTGTACAGCAGCTGGCCTTTGTGGGCATCGATACCATTGGGATTTCCCTGATTATGGTGGTTTTCTCCGGGATGGTTATTTCTCTGCAAATTTCCAAGGAAATGGTTCGCCAAGGCGCGGCGGACTATGTGGGCGCTTTGGTTTCTCTGGCCATGATTCGGGAATTGGCCCCCATTATGACCTCCTTTTCCGTGATCGCCATGGCCGGTTCCGCTTACGCCGCCGAGTTAAGCACCATGCAGATTACCAACCAGGTCAGTGCCCTCCGGGTGTTGCACGTCAATCCCATCCGCTATCTGGTGATGCCCCGGGTGCTGGCGGGTATTGTGGCCCTGCCGCTCATGACGGTGATTACCGCGGTGGCCGGTATTGCGGGCGGCATGATCATCGCCAGTCTGGTGGCCGATTTGAGTTATGGCAAGTATCTGGATTCGGTCTGGCATCAGATTGAATTGCGGGATATTATCGCCATGATGCTGAAATCGTCTGTTTTTGGCTTTATTGTTTTCTCCATGGCCACCACCATTGGCATCAACACCACGGGAGGCTCCCGCGAAGTGGGAGTGGCCACCACCCGGGCTGTGGTATGGTCATTTGTATTAATGGCCATTTTCGATTATGTCCTGACCTTTTTAATTTATGGAACCAAATAA
- a CDS encoding pyridoxal-phosphate-dependent aminotransferase family protein, translating to MKKAELLMIPGPTPLPEPVREMMSRPAIGHRSAEFKEVLKRVFPSLQWIFGSKNQVFLYTASGTGAMEASMSNTLNPGDRVLALVNGVFSHRWAEIAKTLGLQVETLDVPPGEAHTPAMLQEYLEARRSTDYKAILLNHSETSTGVLSPIRELVAISRQTHPEALTIVDTITSLGATHFSLDDWDVDIAVSGSQKGFMLPPGLSFLGLSDRAWKAHQQCHQPGYYFNFTRYQKAQLESTTPYTPATPQILGLDVALTLMQEEGLANIIQRHARLSRMTRAGVQALGLSLFVSDPALASPSVTSFLPPAGLTVDAIRAGLKKRFGIVIADGQKELKGKIMRIGHLGHVSEREVLTTLSALEAVLLGLGHSVSPGTGVAAALQAAEASVELKQAVTHA from the coding sequence ATGAAAAAAGCTGAATTGTTGATGATCCCCGGACCGACCCCACTTCCGGAGCCGGTACGTGAGATGATGAGTCGTCCGGCCATTGGGCATCGCAGCGCCGAATTCAAAGAGGTGCTGAAGCGTGTTTTCCCCAGTTTGCAATGGATTTTCGGGTCTAAAAATCAGGTGTTTCTTTATACAGCCAGTGGCACCGGGGCCATGGAAGCCTCGATGTCCAATACCCTGAACCCGGGGGATCGAGTGTTGGCGCTGGTGAATGGCGTATTTAGCCATCGCTGGGCCGAAATCGCCAAGACCCTGGGCTTGCAGGTGGAAACGCTGGATGTTCCTCCGGGTGAAGCGCATACTCCCGCCATGCTGCAGGAATATCTGGAGGCCCGCCGGAGTACGGACTACAAAGCGATTTTGCTGAATCATAGCGAAACTTCTACCGGGGTCCTCAGCCCCATCCGGGAGTTGGTGGCGATCAGTCGTCAAACCCATCCCGAGGCCCTGACCATTGTGGATACCATTACCAGTCTGGGCGCGACCCATTTTTCGCTGGATGACTGGGATGTGGATATTGCTGTTTCGGGCAGCCAAAAGGGTTTTATGTTGCCGCCGGGGCTGTCTTTTCTGGGCCTGAGCGATCGGGCCTGGAAAGCGCACCAGCAATGCCATCAACCCGGCTATTACTTTAATTTCACCCGTTACCAAAAGGCCCAACTGGAAAGCACCACACCTTATACCCCGGCCACCCCGCAAATTCTGGGTCTGGATGTGGCCCTGACCCTGATGCAGGAGGAAGGGCTGGCAAACATCATCCAGCGGCACGCTCGCCTGAGCCGGATGACCCGAGCCGGTGTTCAGGCGTTGGGACTGTCCCTGTTTGTTTCTGATCCGGCACTGGCCAGCCCCTCGGTTACCTCGTTCCTGCCGCCTGCCGGACTCACGGTCGATGCCATCCGGGCCGGGCTCAAAAAGCGTTTCGGCATTGTTATCGCCGATGGTCAGAAGGAGCTGAAAGGCAAAATCATGCGCATCGGTCATTTGGGGCATGTCTCCGAGCGGGAGGTGTTGACCACGTTGTCCGCGCTGGAGGCGGTATTGCTGGGCTTGGGCCATTCTGTTTCCCCGGGGACAGGGGTGGCTGCTGCCCTACAAGCCGCCGAAGCGTCGGTTGAACTGAAACAGGCGGTGACCCATGCCTAA
- the rpsL gene encoding 30S ribosomal protein S12: MPTIAQLVRKERTKFKRKTKSPALASNPQKRGVCTRVYTTTPKKPNSALRKVARVRLTNGFEVTTYIPGVGHNLQEHSVILIRGGRVKDLPGVRYHTVRGTLDFAGVKDRKQSRSKYGAKKNQPAAKGKK; encoded by the coding sequence TTGCCCACAATCGCACAGCTCGTTCGGAAAGAACGGACCAAGTTCAAACGCAAAACCAAGTCCCCCGCTTTGGCGTCCAACCCCCAAAAGCGTGGCGTTTGCACCCGTGTTTACACCACCACTCCAAAAAAACCGAACTCTGCTTTGCGCAAGGTCGCTCGTGTGCGTTTGACTAACGGGTTTGAAGTAACCACCTACATCCCCGGCGTTGGCCACAACCTGCAAGAACACTCCGTGATCCTTATTCGCGGTGGTCGGGTTAAGGATTTACCCGGTGTTCGCTACCACACGGTACGTGGCACCCTGGATTTCGCTGGCGTAAAGGATCGCAAGCAATCCCGCAGCAAATACGGCGCCAAGAAAAATCAGCCCGCTGCCAAAGGCAAGAAATAG